In Gemmatimonadota bacterium, a single genomic region encodes these proteins:
- a CDS encoding HU family DNA-binding protein yields the protein MNKSELVQTLSSRTNMTKAQASRALDAMFNAGNGIIAQTLKRGQKVQITGFGTFETRARKARTGRNPRTGREIRIGPTTSPSFRPGKALKDTVKR from the coding sequence ATGAACAAGTCGGAACTGGTCCAGACGCTGTCGAGCCGCACCAACATGACCAAGGCGCAGGCATCCCGCGCCCTGGACGCGATGTTCAACGCAGGAAACGGCATCATTGCCCAGACGTTGAAGCGAGGTCAGAAGGTGCAGATCACCGGCTTCGGCACATTCGAGACCAGGGCTCGCAAGGCGCGCACCGGCCGTAATCCGCGCACGGGCAGGGAGATCCGCATTGGCCCGACGACGAGTCCGTCGTTCCGGCCGGGGAAGGCGCTCAAGGATACGGTGAAGCGTTAG
- a CDS encoding GAF domain-containing protein produces the protein MPPRELEVAREVRQACLAARGALEAFRLALARVAPLVDASFASEVEDIFRDPGLHEWWVPARELGFVSLVAAPLVGRDGAKGALSFYYGAARRLNAGERQLVRYVAGQLWAVAGSRPSGD, from the coding sequence TTGCCGCCGCGAGAGTTAGAAGTCGCACGCGAGGTCCGGCAGGCGTGCCTGGCCGCGCGCGGGGCGCTCGAGGCCTTCCGACTGGCGCTGGCTCGGGTGGCGCCGCTGGTGGACGCGAGCTTTGCCTCCGAGGTGGAAGATATCTTCCGGGATCCCGGGCTGCACGAGTGGTGGGTGCCGGCGCGCGAGCTGGGGTTCGTGTCGCTGGTAGCGGCGCCGCTGGTTGGCCGGGACGGGGCAAAGGGTGCGCTGAGCTTCTACTACGGCGCGGCCCGCCGGCTCAATGCCGGGGAACGCCAGCTCGTGCGTTACGTCGCCGGCCAGCTCTGGGCGGTGGCCGGCAGCAGGCCTTCCGGCGACTAA